The DNA window CTCCACATATTGTCTGGTAAGACAACTTGACCACGTAACCCCTTCACCacaaaagtttccaattttcGGAGATTGGCTATGGATTGTGGAATAGAATGCATATACCCACTAACCGCCAAATATCTCAAATGAACCAATAGTCCTATTTCAACAGGAAAGGTAATACCAATGTTGATCAATTCAAAATCCAACGTGCGCAGAAGTTTGAAGTTATGACAAATGAGTGAGATGTCATAAGGACATCTAGGCTCTGAATCAGTTGAGGGAAAGAATATTATAGAACGGGTGCCCAGCCCAAAAGGTACTGATTCAAAAAAATGAACTCGCTTCAAAAATATGCACAACCGATAGGATTCATATGTTACGCGATCAGAATAATGGCCAAAATCGAATTCAAAACCAAAATCTGAGCTGGGAAAAGAAGCATATGGCTCATCAGACCTGGTTATTAACTTGAAAAAGTTCTCTTCTTTGGCTTTTAACTGACAAAAATCACGTAACAGATCATGCAAGCGACATGATTTGACCGTTCCGTTGGATCTTCTTTTGGAGACTTCCACCAGGCTTCTGCTAATCAACTCCATCAAGTAACCCTCCGCAATACCTTCTAAGCTCTTCAACTCAGAGTCATGAATGAAACCTTCAGCAAGCCAAAACCGTATCAACTTGCTAACAGGAATATCCTTGTCTTCAAGGAAAACTCCCAAATAAAGAAAGCACGGTTTTAGATATCCCGGTAAGTGTTTGTAACTCAATTCAAAGATTTCCATGCACCGAGCTTTTGGATCTTCCATAACTTCAGCAATCAAGCTTTTTGCAATTTTGCCCCACGATTCTGAGCTCTTTTCTATCCTTTGGAGGAGACCAGATATTGCAACAACAGCAAGAGGCAATCCTTTACACTTTTTGGCAATTTCCTTACCAACTAGCGACAATTCTTCAGGACAGCCTTCACCATGGAATACTTTCCCTACTAACAAGTTCCAACTTTCATCTTCAGAAAGTAAGCGTAGAGAATGAGGATCACTATCTGGTTCAATTTGTAAGGCCACATCACGAAGGCGGCTCGTAATCAAAATTCTGGTTCCATTAGCGTCCTCTGGGAGTGAATTTCTTAACTCATTCCAAACTCCAGCATCCCACACGTCATCCATAACAATGAGAAACCTGTTTCTTAGTAAGCACTGATGCAATTTTAATTGGAGATCTTCGTTAGTCATTAGACGAATTTCATCCGTAAGCCCGAGAATGCCACGTAAAATCTCCAGCAACAGTTCTCTTTTCTCATATATGTGTGAAACAGTACACCATGCATGACAATGAAAGTGATCCATAACATATGGATGGTTAAACACTTTCCAAGCCAGAGTTGTCTTGCCAATACCAGGCATTCCAATAATGGAAACAATGCCACGCCGTGGGGATCCTTTGATGAGCAGATCAATCGCATATTGTTCTTCATCTCTCAGATCGACCACCATTTCATTGCTTGCTGCCCGTGATATCATGTTGGGTGGAACCTGGATGATGTGTTTGCTACTTAGGACTCTGGCATCTGAGGTTGTCAACTGAATATTAGAGGCTTGCTTATTAACAATCCTTAACTCCTCTAGCAGATCATAAACCAAAAAGAAGTGCTGCCATTGAGCATCAACCTCAATTGAGTCAATAACATATTCAATTTTATATGCCATATTGGCAACATAAACAACAAGATCTTTCATTTCTGGATTGTCCTCAATACCCGACTCCGAAACTTTCATGAGAAAGGAACCCAATGACTCGAAATGTAGATGAATCTCTTTTATGTAATTCCTGACTTGTTCAATTGATGCAGGATCATATTTCAGCAGCTCCTTTAGGTTTCTGACGAGGAAATCAATGAACCCTGGCATGCAAGTCTTGGGAATATCAGAAAATGGAAATTGGGGACTTAGCTCTCTAAGCTCAGTCCTGATATGATTCTGCTTGTCTAGCAGCTGTGAAGATGACGTGATCATATTGATGATGGGTCCTGTCATCCCTGCATCAAAAGTTTCAGTTTGTGGGAAGATCACGTCCATGTCCTGTGTCTCCTTCTTTAGCTGGTTGCAGAGAAGTGTGAAAAGATTAAACCGCGCGAGTAGTGCAATTTGATCTGTTCGATAAGCCATGGAATTTGCTGCCCTACTATTCTCAAGTGATAACTTCTTAAATAATGCTTCTGCTTTGAAAGCAACAATGTTAAGAAGCAATAGGAGAATTGAGTTCCTCACCGTGGGTTCTGTTATCTTCTTGGCCTCAAATAACTGATGGAGAGATGCTACCTTGTGGTCCATTTGTTGAATGAGAGCCGCAGTCTTATTCCCATATTCTGCCTCATATTCTGCCTTTCCATGCGGATGTTTTTCCAAACATTTTATCAATTCTTTTGTCATCCAATAAACATCATCTTTAGCACGATTGAGTAGATCTTTAATTTGGAAAGTGCTCCCTTGAATGTTACGGTGAAGCATCCCCTTGTGGAAAAGCTCCGTCTGGAGAAGACCAACATTTATTCGCAGCTCGGAAAGTCTAGGCTCAACATTTTGCCGCCTCAGTTTGAGAGATCCCGTCTCCATGAGCACCGTATGAAATTCTGCAAAGAAAATTGGCATCGTCTGATCGTCCTCCTTCTCCTCCAGTTTGGTGAAGACTAAAAGCTTTAACAGCTCATGGATCACTAGATAATAGTTGCCTCCAAGATCTCCGACCCTCACTCTAGGGGCAACGTAATTGCAATAACGAAAGCAAAAATCGGGCTTAACTCCTCCAATTTTATGGAGAGATACAAGGAAATGGAGATGGAACTCCATGAATCTGGGATTAGTAGGATCGATCTCATGTTGCAAATCCACTAGAGGTTTCATTAGCTTAATCCTTTCTTCCTCTTTGATTCGGTCGTTCGTTTTTCTGCAGTAAATCTGGTACTTAAAAGCGTGGATTGCAATGCGTACCACCACAGATGCAACACGAGTCACGAAATCATTGATAATATTTACATCATCACCACTTGctcctgctgctgctgctgctgggAAGTCGAGATCCCTGAATACATCTTCCATGTAATTCCGGATCAAGCGTAGCTCTGCCACCAGGGCATCGACTGGCTCGGCCTACCGCATACTCGCCACAATCCCGGCTAGAGTGGCTAAAAATTTTAACCAAAAAGAAACATCAGATGGTGATTGCAGTTGGCACGACGACCTCCCGGATAAAACCAAAAGGTGTTCAACTGCTTCTCCGATCTCTTCGATCACATTGCAGGCTTTCTTgtaataatcttggagaatttcGTCGTCCACCAGGGAGTGGGACAGCTTCATCTTGTTGTTGTCGTTGTTGTCTGTAAGTATCAGTTCCCGGTCAATCTCCTGGGCTGCAGCTTCGATCTTGAATCCCATATTAAGCAGCACCCGCTCTGCATGTTCATCTCTCATCAGCTTGTGAGTTGCTTCCCAAATTAACCTCAAAAGCTTCCAATCCGAGATGCTTTCACGTACGAATGCACCACCAATCGGTAACTTATGCAAGAAAAAATCTATGACATCCCAGCCGGGAATACCCATCTCCAGCTCCAGAATTTTGATCTCTTACTTGAGCAAGCATACCAAGATCTGTCTATCAGACTGGTCTGTCTGTGTAAACGAGAAATTCTTCTAATGGAGTAGCATCTATGCAAGAGACACCCCGAGAGGCACTTTCCATTTCAAACAATTTCACGGCCAAGATTAGATTGCAGTAATGGCCGCGACATGGTTTTTAGTTGGGGCCCACAAAGCGGTGCCGTTCCGTGTCGgacaaagaaaagtgaaaattaAGGACTAATAACATGCCCGCATTTGGAGGACACATCGTTGTGAGAGGAAAAATTTAACAGGTTGGGATTTTGGATCCTTCCGCTTacagtattaaaaaaaaaactctataaAATTTTTAATGAAACCCAACATAGAGAAATAAGGTCCCAACTTCttcaaaattttggaaagtGAAAATATTTGCGGTCCTACCAATTCTAGATTTATTGAAGTTTTGCTcgttagttttgtttctttttttatttttattttttaatgtaACTGGGAGACTCGAACCGAAAACCTTTCCCTCACACTCTCTCATCTGGAACCATCCAATCCAACTCTCCTCCTCCGAACCACTGTTGTGCATGTTGGttgataatttgaaaaaaaaaaaaaagatttcctCATATCATGAAAGTATCAAGTATGTCCTCGGATTTTTAGAATATTCATAGATATTGGAAACTTTTTTGTCTTTGTTTGTTGTAATTACAAGGGGATACAAAAGGCATTTGCTTGTTTCCATACTTGTGAAGAAATTCTCAATATCTAACGACCACTGTGagaagaaaattagaaaaaaatccTGACTCTCTAATTATCCAAATTGAATGGTAGATTAGGGCTATTATAATTTCTTAATTGGCAAATAAAGCTTTTGATTTGAATTAGTCTTGTTGAAGAACAATATAGAAATCGTCATGGCAGTGTTGTGTGTAAGAGTATGTAAAAACAC is part of the Coffea eugenioides isolate CCC68of chromosome 6, Ceug_1.0, whole genome shotgun sequence genome and encodes:
- the LOC113773535 gene encoding late blight resistance protein R1-A-like — its product is MEDVFRDLDFPAAAAAGASGDDVNIINDFVTRVASVVVRIAIHAFKYQIYCRKTNDRIKEEERIKLMKPLVDLQHEIDPTNPRFMEFHLHFLVSLHKIGGVKPDFCFRYCNYVAPRVRVGDLGGNYYLVIHELLKLLVFTKLEEKEDDQTMPIFFAEFHTVLMETGSLKLRRQNVEPRLSELRINVGLLQTELFHKGMLHRNIQGSTFQIKDLLNRAKDDVYWMTKELIKCLEKHPHGKAEYEAEYGNKTAALIQQMDHKVASLHQLFEAKKITEPTVRNSILLLLLNIVAFKAEALFKKLSLENSRAANSMAYRTDQIALLARFNLFTLLCNQLKKETQDMDVIFPQTETFDAGMTGPIINMITSSSQLLDKQNHIRTELRELSPQFPFSDIPKTCMPGFIDFLVRNLKELLKYDPASIEQVRNYIKEIHLHFESLGSFLMKVSESGIEDNPEMKDLVVYVANMAYKIEYVIDSIEVDAQWQHFFLVYDLLEELRIVNKQASNIQLTTSDARVLSSKHIIQVPPNMISRAASNEMVVDLRDEEQYAIDLLIKGSPRRGIVSIIGMPGIGKTTLAWKVFNHPYVMDHFHCHAWCTVSHIYEKRELLLEILRGILGLTDEIRLMTNEDLQLKLHQCLLRNRFLIVMDDVWDAGVWNELRNSLPEDANGTRILITSRLRDVALQIEPDSDPHSLRLLSEDESWNLLVGKVFHGEGCPEELSLVGKEIAKKCKGLPLAVVAISGLLQRIEKSSESWGKIAKSLIAEVMEDPKARCMEIFELSYKHLPGYLKPCFLYLGVFLEDKDIPVSKLIRFWLAEGFIHDSELKSLEGIAEGYLMELISRSLVEVSKRRSNGTVKSCRLHDLLRDFCQLKAKEENFFKLITRSDEPYASFPSSDFGFEFDFGHYSDRVTYESYRLCIFLKRVHFFESVPFGLGTRSIIFFPSTDSEPRCPYDISLICHNFKLLRTLDFELINIGITFPVEIGLLVHLRYLAVSGYMHSIPQSIANLRKLETFVVKGLRGQVVLPDNMWSMARLRHLHVNMHVVFKLGDKEFGGCCELGNLVSFSRLSLSCGEDTKNIVKRLPNLCKLKCIFGRSSACAIIIIKMEPSYH